Genomic segment of Microbacterium sp. M28:
CGCGAAGGCCGCACCCCGCGCCTTGAACTCGGTGACCTGCGGGGGTTGCTGGCCGCTCGAGATCAATCCGACATCGGCGATCTCGATCGGCACGACGCTCGAGCGTCCCAGCGCGCCGGCATACGCCTCGGCGCGTGTCACGGCGACGCCGACCGCATCGGCCGCCACCTCCCGCTCGACCCGCGCCCGTGTCTCGGGGGTGAGGTGCCAGTCGACCCAGCCGATCTCCAGACCCTCCCAGGCCGAGATCTCGGACACCCAGATCGACAGCTCGGATGCCTCGCTGAAAGTCGCGGTGAAGTCGACCGTGGCGTAGTAGACGGGGGAGAGGCGCTTGCCCTCCGCATTCCACGGGCGCTCGGCGCGGACGGACAGACGTTTGCTGCTCCACTCGACGATCGTGGCGGCATCCGCTCGTGCGACCAGGCCCGCGCGCA
This window contains:
- a CDS encoding SIMPL domain-containing protein, giving the protein MSDVTITVRGQSEERIAPERATIRVSVRAEGAERATVVEHALQLSEPLRAGLVARADAATIVEWSSKRLSVRAERPWNAEGKRLSPVYYATVDFTATFSEASELSIWVSEISAWEGLEIGWVDWHLTPETRARVEREVAADAVGVAVTRAEAYAGALGRSSVVPIEIADVGLISSGQQPPQVTEFKARGAAFAAADAGPSMEYEPDEIVVSATVEARFSAS